In a single window of the Anabas testudineus chromosome 17, fAnaTes1.2, whole genome shotgun sequence genome:
- the LOC113171655 gene encoding solute carrier family 25 member 36-A-like translates to MSQRDTLVHLFAGGCGGTVGAILTCPLEVVKTRLQSSSITLYISEVQLSTVNGGSVARVAPPGPLHCLKLILEREGPRSLFRGLGPNLVGVAPSRAIYFAAYSTAKEKLNGVLEPDSTQVHMVSAGMAGFTAITATNPIWLIKTRLQLDSRNRGERRMSAFECMRRVYQMDGLRGFYRGMSASYAGISETVIHFVIYESIKRKLLESKAHASMDEEDESVKDASDFVGMMLAAATSKTCATSIAYPHEVVRTRLREEGTRYRSFFHTLITVPREEGYRALYRGLTTHLVRQIPNTAIMMCTYEVVVYLLGR, encoded by the exons ATGAGCCAAAGGGACACACTGGTTCATTTGTTCGCTGGAGG ATGTGGAGGTACAGTGGGAGCTATTTTAACTTGTCCTCTGGAGGTTGTGAAAACCAGACTGCAGTCTTCCTCCATTACTCTCTACATCTCTGAAGTCCAACTCAGCACTGTGAACGGAGGCAGTGTGGCCCGTGTCGCTCCACCAGGGCCTCTACACTGTCTCAA GTTAATTCTTGAAAGAGAGGGACCCCGTTCTCTCTTCAGAGGGCTGGGGCCCAACCTTGTAGGCGTGGCACCTTCCAG GGCTATCTACTTTGCAGCCTATTCAACAGCCAAGGAGAAGCTGAATGGGGTGTTGGAGCCAGACTCTACCCAGGTGCACATGGTGTCGGCTGGGATGGCAG GGTTCACCGCCATCACAGCCACCAACCCCATCTGGTTGATCAAGACTCGTCTGCAGCTGGACTCTAG AAACCGGGGAGAGCGACGAATGAGCGCATTTGAATGCATGCGGCGGGTGTACCAGATGGACGGCTTGCGAGGTTTCTATAGGGGCATGTCAGCATCATACGCTGGCATCTCAGAGACCGTAATCCACTTTGTCATCTATGAGAGCATCAAGCGTAAACTGCTGGAGTCCAAGGCTCACGCTAGCATGGATGAAGAGGACGAGTCTGTCAAAGATGCCTCAGACTTTGTGGGAATGATGCTCGCAGCAGCCACCTCAAAGACCTGTGCCACCTCCATCGCTTATCCTCATG AAGTGGTCCGGACACGGCTACGAGAGGAGGGCACCAGGTACCGCTCCTTCTTTCACACTCTGATCACGGTACCCAGAGAGGAGGGATATCGGGCACTGTACCGGGGCCTAACAACCCACCTTGTCCGACAAATCCCCAACACTGCCATCATGATGTGTACCTATGAAGTGGTGGTCTACCTGCTTGGCCGTTAG
- the LOC113172512 gene encoding E3 ubiquitin-protein ligase MARCH2-like — translation MSSSGCCHLPGSLCDYSGNAESDASKDSEESTDSTAQAQYIAKVTAKDGRPLSTVVKAVSLQSDVGMCRICHEGSGGETLLSPCDCTGTLGKVHKSCLEKWLSSSNTSYCELCHTEFTIERRPQPLTQWLKDPGPRSEKRTLLCDMACFLLITPLAAISGWLCLRGAQDHLQLKSRLEAVGLIALTIALFTIYILWTLVSFRYHCQLYSEWRRTNQKVRLLMPDMKGAHTTQRSVPTKSTKKMTDETIV, via the exons ATGTCTTCATCAGGGTGCTGCCACCTACCTGGCTCCCTTTGTGATTACTCTGGGAATGCTGAATCTGATGCCTCCAAGGATTCGGAGGAGTCCACGGATTCTACAGCGCAGGCTCAGTACATTGCCAAGGTTACGGCTAaagatggccgcccactctcCACCGTCGTCAAAGCGGTGAGCTTGCAGAG TGATGTGGGTATGTGTCGAATTTGTCATGAGGGTTCTGGAGGGGAGACACTGCTGTCACCCTGCGACTGCACTGGTACACTGGGTAAAGTGCACAAGAGCTGCTTGGAGAAGTGGCTGTCCTCCTCCAACACCAGCTACTGTGAACTCTGTCACACAGAGTTCACTATTGAACGACGACCACAGCCACTCACACAG TGGCTGAAGGACCCAGGCCCCCGCAGTGAGAAGCGCACATTGCTGTGTGACATGGCCTGCTTCCTTCTCATCACGCCCCTGGCAGCCATCTCTGGCTGGTTGTGCCTGAGGGGAGCCCAGGACCACCTGCAACTGAAGAGTAGACTTGAGGCTGTTGGCCTCATTGCCCTCACCATCGCCCTCTTCACCATCTACATCCTGTGGACACTG GTGTCATTTCGGTATCACTGTCAGTTGTACTCGGAGTGGAGGAGGACCAATCAGAAAGTGCGCCTGCTTATGCCTGACATGAAAGGGGCACACACCACCCAACGTTCGGTGCCGACCAAGTCGACCAAGAAAATGACTGATGAGACCATCGTATGA